A genomic window from Halogeometricum borinquense DSM 11551 includes:
- a CDS encoding V-type ATP synthase subunit I: MLRPEQMSKVSVTGSKRVMDSVVETVHDLNLLHVTEYDDSWEGFSPGSPVEGAESASDKLVTVRSLESILDVDEDDAGPTRIVTDDALEEELEEIRTQVNELDDERQELRQNLRDIEERIDTIAPFKDLGIDLDLLSGYDTLQVAVGYGKRDAVERAVVDADQLGDYEILSGDRTMAVFARPTSDADDSALADTLVGADFTSLEVPDADGSPQEYVRELEHEQQQIRSDLDSVESELESLKLDAAGFLLAAEEKLSIDVQKTEAPLSFATTENAFIAEGWIPASRFTEFKSALKENIGERIQVEELERATFSKDGTDHVREQPAGGSGGSPAAADGGEARADGGAVVMRDDEPPTVQNNPGPIKPFEVLVQAVSRPSYYEFDPTVILFLTFPAFFGFMIGDLGYGLIYTAIGYFLYANFDDRPAFKSMGGITIAAGLFTALFGILYGEIFGLHLIATHFWEGVVGLSHAPIQKGLSPATTDWALGWLVVSVLVGVFHLNIAWIFDFFENLELHDAKHAVFESASWILMLNGLWIWVLSDALRGTTPDFVYETFSASGVLPLGFNGFPAMELFTIPWVNAPFTLPLLVFVIGLVLLGLGEPVEVVEFLNVLVNVLSYTRIAAVLLAKAGMAFTVNLLFFGVYVTDDGGWHFGLGHMPHLEETVHGHEVVNIMFGGLFHGSAAAILGGLVILVVGHILVLALGVTSAGLQAVRLEYVEFFNKFYEGGGRDYEPFGYNRQFTTED; encoded by the coding sequence ATGCTCAGACCTGAACAGATGAGTAAGGTCTCGGTGACCGGGTCCAAGCGCGTGATGGACTCGGTCGTCGAGACGGTCCACGATCTGAATCTGCTTCACGTGACGGAGTACGACGATTCGTGGGAGGGTTTCTCCCCGGGCAGCCCCGTTGAAGGGGCCGAGAGCGCCTCGGACAAACTCGTCACCGTCCGCTCGCTTGAGAGCATCCTCGACGTTGACGAGGACGACGCGGGCCCGACCCGCATCGTCACCGACGACGCGCTGGAGGAGGAACTCGAAGAGATTCGGACGCAGGTCAACGAACTCGACGACGAACGGCAGGAACTTCGGCAGAACCTCCGAGACATCGAAGAGCGTATCGACACGATAGCGCCGTTCAAAGATCTCGGCATCGACCTTGATCTCCTGTCGGGGTACGACACGCTCCAAGTCGCCGTCGGATACGGCAAGCGCGATGCCGTCGAACGCGCCGTCGTCGATGCCGACCAACTCGGAGACTACGAGATACTCTCGGGCGACCGGACGATGGCCGTGTTCGCGCGGCCGACATCCGATGCGGACGATTCCGCACTCGCGGATACGCTCGTCGGCGCTGACTTCACGTCGCTCGAAGTTCCCGATGCTGACGGCTCACCGCAAGAGTACGTCCGCGAACTCGAACACGAGCAACAGCAGATTCGGTCCGACCTCGACTCTGTCGAGAGCGAACTTGAGAGTCTGAAGCTCGATGCAGCGGGCTTCCTCTTGGCGGCCGAGGAGAAACTCTCGATCGACGTGCAGAAGACCGAAGCGCCGCTCTCCTTTGCGACGACGGAGAACGCCTTCATTGCCGAGGGATGGATTCCTGCCTCGCGCTTTACCGAGTTCAAGAGCGCGCTCAAAGAGAACATCGGCGAGCGCATTCAGGTCGAAGAACTCGAACGCGCGACGTTCTCGAAGGACGGCACCGACCACGTGCGCGAGCAACCTGCTGGCGGAAGCGGTGGTTCGCCTGCGGCTGCCGACGGTGGCGAGGCGCGCGCGGACGGCGGTGCGGTCGTGATGCGCGACGACGAACCGCCGACGGTGCAGAACAACCCCGGTCCGATCAAACCGTTCGAGGTTCTCGTCCAGGCGGTCAGCCGACCGAGCTACTACGAGTTCGACCCGACGGTCATCCTGTTCCTGACGTTCCCGGCGTTCTTCGGGTTCATGATCGGTGACCTTGGCTACGGGCTTATTTACACCGCCATCGGCTACTTCCTCTACGCCAACTTCGACGACCGACCGGCGTTCAAGAGTATGGGCGGTATCACCATCGCAGCAGGCTTATTCACGGCGCTGTTCGGCATTCTCTACGGTGAGATATTCGGCCTGCACCTCATTGCAACGCACTTCTGGGAGGGTGTCGTCGGTCTCTCGCACGCCCCCATCCAGAAGGGTCTCTCGCCGGCTACGACCGATTGGGCACTCGGCTGGCTCGTCGTCAGCGTCCTGGTCGGTGTGTTCCACCTGAACATCGCGTGGATATTCGACTTCTTCGAGAATCTCGAACTCCACGATGCGAAGCACGCAGTCTTCGAGAGTGCTTCGTGGATCCTGATGCTCAACGGCCTCTGGATCTGGGTATTGTCGGACGCTCTCAGAGGAACCACGCCCGACTTCGTCTACGAAACCTTCTCGGCCAGCGGTGTCCTCCCGCTCGGGTTCAATGGGTTCCCAGCGATGGAGCTATTCACCATTCCGTGGGTCAACGCGCCGTTCACGCTCCCGCTGTTGGTATTCGTCATTGGGCTCGTCTTGCTCGGTCTCGGTGAACCTGTCGAGGTAGTCGAGTTCCTGAACGTGCTGGTGAACGTCCTGTCGTACACGCGTATCGCGGCAGTGTTGCTGGCGAAGGCCGGGATGGCCTTCACGGTCAACCTGCTGTTCTTCGGTGTGTACGTCACTGACGACGGCGGATGGCACTTCGGTCTCGGCCACATGCCTCACCTCGAGGAAACCGTTCACGGTCACGAGGTCGTCAATATCATGTTCGGCGGTCTCTTCCACGGTAGTGCCGCGGCGATTCTCGGCGGACTCGTCATCCTCGTCGTCGGGCACATCCTCGTCCTCGCACTCGGTGTGACGAGCGCCGGTCTGCAGGCCGTGCGTCTCGAATACGTCGAGTTCTTCAACAAGTTCTACGAGGGTGGTGGCCGCGACTACGAACCGTTCGGCTACAACCGTCAGTTCACGACCGAGGACTGA
- the ahaH gene encoding ATP synthase archaeal subunit H: protein MPRPEVLERIKTAESDADDIVADAETDREERIADARRKAEEIRQQAEEEAKEYESERLAEARKEIEAERETILNEGEETRKRLIRDAEENTEEAVEYAIDQFEEAVHAQT from the coding sequence ATGCCGAGACCAGAGGTTCTCGAACGGATCAAAACGGCCGAGTCCGACGCCGACGACATCGTCGCCGATGCTGAAACCGACCGCGAGGAGCGAATCGCGGACGCGCGACGAAAGGCCGAAGAAATCCGTCAACAAGCCGAGGAGGAGGCTAAAGAATACGAGTCTGAGCGTCTCGCGGAGGCTCGCAAGGAGATCGAAGCGGAGCGAGAGACGATTCTGAACGAAGGCGAGGAGACCCGAAAGCGCCTCATCAGAGACGCCGAAGAAAACACGGAGGAAGCGGTCGAGTATGCAATCGACCAGTTCGAGGAGGCGGTGCATGCTCAGACCTGA
- a CDS encoding methyltransferase domain-containing protein — MGVLENKSRARLFYKYLSKVYDQINPYIWNEEMRDDALELLGIQPDDRVLDVGCGTGFATEGLLRYSDDVHALDQSIHQMQKAFGKFGKNDEVRFYRGDAERLPFADNSFDVIWSSGSIEYWPNPVDALEEFRRVVKPGRRVLVVGPDYPESGLFQRVADAIMLFYDEHEAQRMFEEAGFVDIEHHIQQAYPGSPKAITTIARAPERDDADDEAAIEADT; from the coding sequence ATGGGAGTCCTCGAGAACAAGTCACGGGCGCGGCTGTTCTACAAGTATCTCTCGAAGGTGTACGACCAGATCAACCCTTACATCTGGAACGAGGAGATGCGCGACGACGCGCTGGAACTCCTCGGAATCCAGCCCGACGACCGCGTTCTCGACGTTGGTTGTGGGACCGGCTTCGCCACAGAGGGCCTCCTTCGTTACTCCGACGACGTACACGCGCTCGACCAGAGCATTCATCAGATGCAGAAAGCGTTCGGAAAGTTCGGCAAGAACGACGAGGTTCGCTTCTACCGGGGCGACGCCGAACGGCTTCCGTTCGCCGACAACTCGTTCGATGTAATCTGGTCTTCGGGTTCTATCGAGTACTGGCCGAACCCTGTAGACGCGCTCGAAGAGTTCCGACGCGTCGTCAAACCCGGTCGTCGCGTTCTCGTCGTCGGTCCCGACTATCCGGAGAGCGGCCTGTTCCAACGCGTTGCCGACGCAATCATGCTGTTCTACGACGAACACGAGGCTCAGCGGATGTTCGAGGAAGCGGGCTTCGTAGACATCGAACATCACATCCAGCAGGCCTACCCCGGCAGTCCGAAAGCGATCACAACTATCGCGCGGGCGCCCGAGCGTGACGACGCCGACGACGAGGCGGCTATCGAAGCCGACACCTAG
- a CDS encoding type IV pilin, with protein sequence MTDRALSPVVGTLVLVGLVLVAATVVAAASGTVASEFSPRDTASLPSAADPVAFSLTVTGNQVAVTHERGPPIQVADLRIHILVAGDPLAFQPPVPFFSARGFRPGPTGPFNVGSDGVWSAGETGSVVIAGTNDPQPEPGGTVTVQIYRIGSSRPLATLTASADRD encoded by the coding sequence GTGACCGACCGGGCACTCTCACCAGTCGTCGGAACGCTTGTCCTCGTGGGGCTTGTCCTCGTGGCGGCAACTGTCGTCGCGGCGGCAAGTGGGACCGTCGCGTCGGAGTTCTCGCCCCGCGACACTGCTTCGTTGCCGTCCGCGGCTGATCCGGTTGCGTTCTCCCTAACCGTGACGGGCAACCAGGTCGCGGTGACGCACGAGCGAGGGCCGCCAATACAGGTCGCTGATCTCCGGATCCATATCCTGGTTGCTGGCGACCCATTGGCCTTCCAGCCGCCAGTACCCTTCTTCTCCGCACGTGGCTTTCGGCCGGGACCGACGGGTCCATTCAACGTCGGGAGTGACGGCGTGTGGTCGGCAGGTGAAACCGGATCTGTCGTCATTGCCGGGACGAACGATCCGCAACCCGAACCCGGTGGGACTGTCACGGTCCAGATCTATCGGATCGGTTCGTCGCGGCCGCTGGCGACGTTGACAGCGTCTGCCGACCGCGATTAA
- a CDS encoding DUF7094 domain-containing protein: protein MRALPAMFAVVLVLSAVAGAAIPGTASLPDDAVSPDVTINPVSDAYSVQQSTERPSGASVNNQTARNASIRVLGIPSAQVDRSSLVTRTVELGPALTLDDNETKMQIKTLAAIDRIKSTESPDRRQQLILQELTTIEQAAISLRARQETTLQAYGEGKIDSRTLLIRLAIIDMHARAFEDRSDRIQEISKSVSDFSVDSRTASVERELDTFTGPVRQHVGDVLTGKAESTRFFVQTGPESIVLSTIRRDIYVREVYRGDIRRRGSGITSDIEALNATVAAYPNISALQYRQNGTNIVGTDDNSFLVRIRHDRGRLFAFVDSGSQRVFKAFQYRPLDTMEPESTQSAVKDGLKLTAHQTYSGAPVRFTLNDTETGEPVNALITVGLRGERSTAVGKTGSDGSLWTMAPGQAYQVTAIKGNSVVLLTVEPGNPPFVNGNQTQTGNASAVPVPA, encoded by the coding sequence ATGAGAGCCCTCCCCGCGATGTTCGCCGTTGTCCTCGTGCTCTCTGCTGTCGCTGGGGCGGCGATCCCGGGGACTGCGTCACTTCCGGACGACGCAGTGTCGCCGGATGTCACGATTAATCCCGTCTCTGACGCCTATTCGGTCCAACAGTCTACCGAGCGTCCAAGTGGTGCTTCCGTAAATAACCAAACCGCGAGGAACGCGTCTATCCGTGTTCTCGGGATTCCGTCCGCCCAAGTTGACCGGAGTTCACTGGTGACGCGGACTGTCGAGTTGGGTCCGGCGCTTACGCTGGACGACAACGAGACGAAGATGCAGATCAAGACGCTCGCCGCTATTGACCGCATTAAGTCGACTGAATCCCCGGACCGCCGACAGCAGCTGATACTGCAGGAACTGACTACTATCGAACAAGCGGCTATCTCGCTCCGAGCGCGCCAAGAGACGACGCTCCAGGCGTACGGTGAGGGAAAAATTGACTCCCGTACGCTCCTCATCCGGTTAGCTATCATCGACATGCATGCGAGAGCGTTCGAAGACCGGAGTGACCGGATTCAAGAGATATCCAAATCGGTATCGGACTTCTCGGTGGACTCCCGTACCGCCTCGGTTGAACGCGAACTAGACACGTTCACCGGCCCGGTTCGCCAGCACGTGGGTGACGTACTGACGGGCAAAGCTGAATCTACGCGCTTTTTTGTCCAAACGGGACCGGAAAGCATCGTTCTCAGTACAATCCGACGAGATATCTACGTTCGTGAGGTGTACCGTGGCGATATCCGACGACGTGGCTCAGGAATTACGTCGGATATCGAAGCGTTGAATGCTACTGTCGCAGCGTACCCGAACATTAGCGCACTCCAGTACCGGCAGAACGGTACCAACATTGTCGGTACGGACGACAACAGTTTTCTTGTTCGCATCCGTCACGACCGAGGCCGACTGTTCGCGTTCGTCGATAGTGGCTCCCAGAGGGTATTCAAGGCGTTCCAATACCGTCCGCTCGACACGATGGAGCCTGAATCGACCCAGAGCGCGGTAAAAGACGGTCTCAAACTCACCGCTCATCAAACGTATTCCGGTGCCCCTGTCCGGTTCACGCTCAACGACACTGAGACAGGTGAGCCAGTCAACGCGTTGATAACGGTGGGTTTGCGTGGTGAACGGAGTACTGCTGTCGGTAAAACTGGCTCCGACGGGTCGTTGTGGACGATGGCTCCCGGCCAAGCGTATCAGGTGACCGCTATCAAGGGCAACTCGGTAGTTCTTCTCACGGTGGAACCCGGGAACCCACCGTTTGTAAACGGAAACCAGACGCAAACTGGAAACGCCTCTGCGGTTCCCGTGCCTGCCTAA
- a CDS encoding helix-turn-helix transcriptional regulator, giving the protein MRTPALVVALLLVFSGVIPAAVSAGTTDSDAFHISEPDTVSPAQLDDALSDQPRTEIRVALQDNGDAKWRVEVRYTLDAPNETAAFERLGQAYENRTTDAGVDADLFRRIADRASESTGREMRIRNATYEYSLDREAETGTLAVEFRWTNFLRKTEDGGLALDDVFVLPSVESEESRTWLSLLGSDQQLVIETPPGYGTNNTSIPVKPQKNGIVIDGPSTFEGGDRLVVTYYRSTEKIQEIPWDLVVGGGILAALLIVVAAVILRWRSDSGRKDGPETHGPPSETDSGATNGGVSTSTPATSDDVPSERPVEDAAEAEEDEVDLSLLSDEERVEYLLEESGGRMKQANIVKETGWSDAKVSQLLSSMADEGRVDKLRLGRENLISLPGEDENEE; this is encoded by the coding sequence ATGCGGACACCCGCGTTGGTTGTGGCCCTCCTCCTCGTGTTCTCAGGTGTCATCCCCGCCGCTGTGTCCGCGGGGACCACCGATAGCGATGCGTTTCATATCTCCGAACCGGACACAGTGAGTCCGGCGCAGTTAGACGACGCACTCAGCGATCAGCCTCGTACCGAAATACGAGTCGCACTCCAAGATAACGGCGACGCGAAATGGCGGGTCGAAGTCCGATACACCCTCGACGCGCCGAACGAGACAGCGGCCTTCGAACGCCTCGGGCAGGCGTACGAGAACCGCACTACGGATGCTGGCGTCGATGCCGACCTGTTCCGTCGAATCGCGGACCGAGCAAGCGAATCGACCGGTCGGGAAATGCGAATTCGGAACGCAACGTACGAGTACAGCCTCGATAGAGAGGCTGAGACAGGAACACTAGCTGTCGAATTTAGGTGGACGAACTTCCTGCGTAAAACGGAGGACGGCGGCCTCGCGTTGGACGATGTGTTCGTTCTCCCGAGCGTAGAGTCCGAGGAGTCACGGACGTGGCTCTCGCTGTTGGGAAGTGATCAGCAGCTCGTCATCGAAACGCCACCGGGGTACGGGACGAACAACACAAGTATCCCAGTGAAACCACAGAAAAACGGCATAGTCATCGACGGTCCATCGACGTTCGAAGGTGGAGATCGTCTAGTCGTTACCTACTACCGATCGACGGAAAAGATCCAGGAGATTCCGTGGGACCTCGTTGTGGGCGGTGGCATTCTCGCCGCTCTGCTTATCGTTGTCGCAGCGGTTATCCTGCGCTGGCGGTCCGATTCCGGACGAAAGGATGGCCCGGAGACACATGGTCCACCATCGGAAACAGACAGCGGAGCGACAAACGGTGGTGTCAGTACATCGACGCCAGCTACTTCGGACGACGTGCCGTCCGAGCGACCAGTCGAAGACGCTGCCGAAGCAGAGGAAGACGAGGTTGACCTCTCCCTGCTCTCGGACGAAGAGCGGGTCGAGTACCTCCTCGAAGAGAGCGGTGGACGGATGAAGCAGGCGAACATCGTCAAAGAGACCGGCTGGTCCGACGCCAAGGTGTCCCAACTGCTCTCATCGATGGCGGACGAGGGACGAGTGGACAAACTCCGCCTCGGCCGCGAGAACCTCATCTCCCTCCCCGGCGAGGACGAAAACGAGGAGTGA
- a CDS encoding electron transfer flavoprotein subunit beta/FixA family protein, translating into MKVLVTVKEVAEVEDDFEIDGLDVDPRYLEYDLNEWDEYAVETAVQLAEASDEDVEVVSATIGPERSEETIRMALAKGVDRAVRVWDDDVEAAEFLDVDSKVRLLEAVVEEEDPDIVLTGVQAHDTGFGATGVALADAIDFEWGAVVNDLDTEGVLEDGVARVHRELEGGVEELTEIDLPAVLTIQTGINEPRYASLRGIRQAQSKEIAPKTLSDLGLDHTAVESELFLTDMYEPETESDATYFEGDAGEQATQLATALREKGVGAE; encoded by the coding sequence ATGAAGGTTCTCGTGACCGTAAAAGAGGTCGCAGAAGTCGAAGACGACTTCGAGATAGACGGCCTCGACGTCGACCCGCGGTACCTCGAGTACGACCTGAACGAGTGGGACGAGTACGCCGTTGAGACGGCGGTCCAACTCGCTGAAGCGTCCGACGAGGACGTCGAAGTCGTCTCCGCAACGATCGGCCCGGAGCGGAGCGAGGAGACCATCCGCATGGCGCTCGCGAAAGGCGTTGACCGCGCGGTCCGCGTGTGGGACGACGACGTGGAGGCCGCCGAGTTCCTCGACGTGGACTCGAAAGTCCGCCTCCTCGAAGCCGTCGTCGAAGAAGAAGACCCGGATATCGTCCTCACGGGCGTCCAAGCCCACGACACCGGATTCGGTGCGACGGGTGTCGCCCTCGCAGACGCCATCGACTTCGAGTGGGGTGCCGTCGTAAACGACCTCGATACCGAGGGCGTCCTCGAAGACGGTGTGGCGCGTGTCCACCGCGAACTCGAAGGCGGCGTAGAGGAGCTCACCGAGATCGACCTGCCCGCCGTGTTGACCATCCAGACCGGTATCAACGAACCGCGCTACGCTAGCCTCCGCGGTATCCGGCAGGCGCAGTCGAAAGAAATCGCCCCGAAAACGCTCTCCGACCTCGGTCTCGACCACACCGCCGTCGAGAGCGAACTGTTCTTGACCGATATGTACGAACCCGAGACGGAATCCGACGCAACGTACTTCGAGGGTGACGCAGGAGAGCAAGCCACCCAACTTGCGACGGCCCTGCGCGAGAAGGGGGTGGGTGCGGAATGA
- a CDS encoding electron transfer flavoprotein subunit alpha/FixB family protein → MSDILAVAEHRRGDLRDVSYELVTAGRELAEATGGDLHLAIISGDVDTFASHLNLDGVDTIHTVEYGEEFNHDVYTQAACALTEELDPQYVLTPNSVNGLDYAPAVANRLGLPVVSDAIGMAFDGGLTVTREMYGSKVETTIEVDSERAVVTIRGGEWEPTEADGDADVAVFDFTPDESEIGSRVTGFEEVGGGDVDITEADVLVSVGRGIEEEENIELVERLADALGATLSSSRPIVDNGWLPKNRQVGQSGKVVTPDVYIAVGISGAVQHVAGMKGSETIVAINTDPNAPIFDIADYGVVGDLFDVVPELIDEFQ, encoded by the coding sequence ATGAGCGATATTCTCGCTGTCGCCGAACACCGCCGCGGCGACCTCCGCGACGTGAGTTACGAACTCGTGACTGCGGGCCGCGAACTTGCCGAGGCGACGGGCGGCGACCTGCACCTCGCGATCATCAGCGGAGACGTGGACACGTTCGCCAGTCATCTGAACCTCGACGGCGTCGATACCATCCACACCGTCGAATACGGCGAAGAGTTCAACCACGACGTGTACACGCAGGCGGCGTGCGCCCTCACAGAGGAACTGGATCCCCAGTACGTCTTGACGCCGAACTCCGTGAACGGTCTCGACTACGCACCCGCAGTGGCGAACCGTCTCGGCCTCCCCGTCGTCTCTGACGCAATCGGCATGGCGTTCGATGGCGGACTGACCGTCACGCGCGAGATGTACGGATCGAAAGTCGAGACGACGATCGAAGTCGATTCCGAGCGCGCGGTCGTCACCATCCGCGGCGGCGAGTGGGAACCGACCGAGGCGGACGGCGACGCCGACGTAGCGGTCTTCGACTTCACGCCCGACGAATCCGAAATCGGCTCCCGTGTCACCGGATTCGAAGAAGTCGGCGGCGGCGACGTGGACATCACCGAAGCCGACGTACTCGTCTCCGTCGGACGAGGTATCGAAGAAGAGGAGAACATCGAGCTCGTCGAGCGACTCGCCGACGCCCTCGGTGCGACGCTGTCGTCCTCGCGCCCCATCGTTGACAACGGCTGGTTACCGAAGAACCGGCAGGTCGGTCAGTCCGGGAAAGTCGTCACGCCGGATGTGTACATCGCCGTCGGGATCTCCGGTGCGGTACAGCACGTCGCCGGGATGAAAGGCTCCGAAACCATCGTCGCCATCAACACGGACCCGAACGCGCCGATCTTCGACATCGCCGACTACGGCGTCGTCGGCGACCTGTTCGACGTCGTTCCGGAACTCATCGACGAGTTCCAGTAG
- a CDS encoding polyprenyl synthetase family protein → MEYLERRVSMVDDRLEAVIDAVDPPELSDELAHVALAGGKRVRPAVTILSCEACGGDADAAVDFAVAIELVHNASLVIDDIIDRSDIRRGTPSAWAEYGYGPSIIASDGLLGEAFALLSVDDHAMQIVAESMVELGEGEATELVARPTNEAEYMELARRKTGALFRAAAELGAVAADADPFTVEAFGEYAERVGVAFQIRDDVLDATADADELGKPTGQDEQMDRPSVVQVTDLTPVEANQRAREQSDKALDALDTAKLSETDSLGYLRDLAEFVVVRER, encoded by the coding sequence ATGGAGTATCTGGAGCGTCGGGTGTCGATGGTCGATGACCGCCTCGAAGCGGTCATCGACGCGGTTGATCCACCCGAACTGTCGGACGAACTCGCCCACGTGGCGCTCGCAGGCGGTAAGCGCGTCCGCCCAGCGGTGACGATTCTCTCCTGCGAAGCCTGCGGCGGCGACGCCGACGCAGCGGTTGACTTCGCCGTCGCCATCGAGTTGGTCCACAACGCCTCGTTGGTTATCGACGACATCATCGACCGATCGGACATCCGTCGTGGAACGCCGAGCGCGTGGGCAGAGTACGGGTACGGACCCTCCATCATCGCCTCGGACGGCCTCCTCGGCGAGGCGTTCGCACTCCTGTCAGTTGACGACCACGCGATGCAGATTGTCGCGGAGTCGATGGTCGAACTCGGTGAGGGGGAGGCGACGGAGTTGGTTGCACGGCCGACGAACGAAGCCGAGTACATGGAACTTGCCCGACGGAAGACGGGCGCACTGTTCCGTGCAGCAGCAGAACTCGGAGCCGTTGCCGCCGATGCCGACCCGTTTACGGTTGAAGCGTTCGGCGAGTACGCAGAACGCGTCGGCGTCGCCTTCCAGATACGCGACGACGTGCTGGATGCGACCGCCGACGCCGACGAACTGGGCAAACCAACCGGGCAGGACGAACAGATGGACCGCCCGTCAGTGGTGCAGGTGACGGACCTGACGCCTGTCGAAGCGAACCAGCGTGCGCGAGAGCAATCGGATAAAGCACTCGACGCACTCGATACCGCGAAGTTGTCGGAAACGGACTCGCTCGGCTACCTCCGTGACCTCGCGGAGTTCGTGGTCGTCCGCGAACGCTGA
- a CDS encoding DUF373 family protein → MLLVLCIDLDDDLGRKTRFDTPVVGRDSVEAAAVALATADPEDSDSNVLFQGIHEHDSLVADAEVDEQVEVAAVTGTQGSDVKANRAIGEEIDRVLAGLSTGENVSAIVITDGAQDESVLPVIRSRVPIDSVRRVVVRQAQDLESIYYTMKQVLADPETRGTILVPLGILLLIYPFLTIANRFNVPGAAVLGLVSALLGLYTLFRGLGLETVVDDAVSRGRDILYEGRVTLITYVAALALMAVGGFRGVALLEAIQATVATDPTPPLILAALVHGAVQWFAAAGVTSSLGQITDEYLADRFKWRYLNAPFYVAAIAIVLYVVSGFFLNVNGVAGVPGVQPFSLTDLAVGLTVGTLLGVLSTLAFAIAESWFPTGVEPTRG, encoded by the coding sequence ATGCTGTTGGTCCTCTGCATCGACCTTGACGACGACCTCGGCCGAAAGACACGATTCGACACGCCTGTCGTCGGCCGAGATAGCGTCGAAGCCGCCGCGGTGGCACTTGCCACTGCCGACCCGGAGGACTCCGACTCGAACGTCTTGTTTCAGGGTATTCACGAACACGACTCCCTCGTCGCCGACGCGGAGGTTGACGAACAGGTGGAAGTCGCCGCCGTCACCGGCACGCAGGGGAGCGACGTGAAGGCGAACCGCGCCATCGGTGAGGAGATCGACCGCGTCCTCGCTGGCCTCTCGACCGGTGAGAACGTGAGCGCAATCGTCATCACCGACGGCGCACAGGACGAATCCGTTCTCCCGGTCATTCGGTCCCGCGTCCCCATCGATAGTGTCCGCCGTGTCGTCGTCAGGCAGGCACAGGACCTCGAATCGATCTACTACACGATGAAGCAGGTCCTCGCAGACCCCGAGACTCGTGGGACCATCCTCGTCCCGCTCGGTATTCTGCTCCTTATCTACCCGTTTCTCACGATCGCCAACCGCTTTAACGTGCCCGGAGCGGCCGTCTTGGGTCTCGTCTCTGCACTTCTCGGTCTGTACACGCTGTTCCGCGGTCTCGGACTGGAAACGGTCGTAGACGACGCTGTGAGTCGCGGCCGCGACATCCTCTATGAAGGTCGTGTCACGCTCATCACCTACGTTGCCGCGTTGGCGTTGATGGCCGTCGGTGGGTTCCGCGGCGTCGCGCTCTTGGAGGCCATCCAAGCCACGGTGGCCACGGATCCGACACCGCCGTTGATCCTCGCTGCACTCGTTCACGGAGCAGTCCAGTGGTTCGCCGCTGCGGGCGTGACCTCCAGCCTCGGACAGATAACTGACGAGTACCTCGCCGACCGCTTCAAGTGGCGCTATCTCAACGCCCCGTTCTACGTCGCCGCCATCGCCATCGTGCTCTACGTTGTTTCGGGCTTTTTCCTCAACGTCAACGGCGTTGCGGGCGTCCCCGGCGTCCAACCGTTCTCGCTCACCGACTTGGCTGTCGGCCTCACGGTCGGGACGCTTCTCGGCGTGTTAAGCACGCTCGCGTTCGCTATCGCTGAGTCTTGGTTTCCGACGGGCGTCGAACCGACGCGAGGATGA